The Thermococcus henrietii genome segment ATGGCACTCAGCGCAATGAGTACTTTAGCCCTTCTGTACGTGTGGGCAACCAGACACAAGTTTGGGGAGAACCTGATTCCCTTAGAAAGGGAGGAAATACCTTGGCTCTACGACGGCATAGCAGAACTGGCCAAGAAAGCAAGGGTTCAAATGCCGAGGGTCTACCTGTGCGATGACTACATACCAAACGCGTACTCCTTCGGCAACACGATAGTCCTCTCTCTGGGCCTCTTTGAAGTGCTCGATGAGGATGAGATAATAGCCGTTGCCGCCCACGAACTCGGCCACATAAAGAACCGTGACACCAAGTGGTTCCCGTTGGTGACCTACGGCAGATTCTTAATGCTCATAACAACGCTAATACTGTTAATAGCGGGCAATGCCGCGGTAAAGGTAGCAGCTCTAACGCTCTACATAGCATACGAGCTCGCGAGGAGCGACTTCATGAAGAAGAGGGAATTCCTAGCGGATGAAACGGCCCTAAGATTGCTTACGATACCTATGAGCCTCAAAAGGGCTCTCGAGGAGCTCAAGTACTACGAGGACCTGAGGATGAACGTCAGGGTTAACGCTGTCCCAAGCATAGAGCCTGGCATAGAGAGGGAAAAGCGCTTTGCCTTCTTCACCGAAACCCATCCAAGTTACGAGGAAAGAATCCTTAGGATAACGTTTGAGATGAACAACCTGATGAGGATAAAGCAGGTGCAGTGACATGGCCGTTGAGATTTTCCTCGACAGGGAAAAGGCCGAGCGAATAAGAAGGATACGACCAACAAAGGACGAGTACTTCATGCTGATAGCGAAGCTCGTCTCGCTCAGGGCCACCTGCCCAAGGCTCAGGGTTGGAGCCGTCGCGGTAAAGGACGGCTACATCCTGGCGACGGGCTACAACGGCGCGCCGAGGGGAATGAACCACTGCATTGACGTGGGCTGTCTCATAGTTGACGGCCACTGCCACAGGGCAGTTCACGCGGAGCAGAACGTCATAGCGATGGCGGCAAGAAAGGGGATAAGCCTCGAAGGGGCAACGCTTTACGTCACGCACTTCCCCTGCGACACCTGCTTCAAGCTCGTCATCAACGCGGGAATCAAGGAGATAGTCTACGAGGAGATGTAC includes the following:
- a CDS encoding M48 family metallopeptidase, translating into MLYFILALEVILVLKALGDIGLIMALSAMSTLALLYVWATRHKFGENLIPLEREEIPWLYDGIAELAKKARVQMPRVYLCDDYIPNAYSFGNTIVLSLGLFEVLDEDEIIAVAAHELGHIKNRDTKWFPLVTYGRFLMLITTLILLIAGNAAVKVAALTLYIAYELARSDFMKKREFLADETALRLLTIPMSLKRALEELKYYEDLRMNVRVNAVPSIEPGIEREKRFAFFTETHPSYEERILRITFEMNNLMRIKQVQ
- a CDS encoding deoxycytidylate deaminase → MAVEIFLDREKAERIRRIRPTKDEYFMLIAKLVSLRATCPRLRVGAVAVKDGYILATGYNGAPRGMNHCIDVGCLIVDGHCHRAVHAEQNVIAMAARKGISLEGATLYVTHFPCDTCFKLVINAGIKEIVYEEMYPNEATEILLKEAQEKGIVKIRQFKLPKERVRAFLEELFGEFI